A genomic segment from Nocardia cyriacigeorgica GUH-2 encodes:
- a CDS encoding AAA family ATPase, producing MLRSFQVTNHKSLADRQELRLSRGSGPVAVPVTAVHGAAGAGKTSLIDALGQMRDAVLHSVTGWDPYAGPVRSPHLGHADRPTEFVAAFVAEGCPYTYGFELDNADVVAEWLYAHPRSRKRIVFERAGEQIKIGPMFEAARYGITALAPLVRPNSLLLSLAGQMYAEALVPAYRWFESMLEVQRGPAEPERVEHLVGSHISRSAENAARLLTLLRTADLGITDLLIAENDPLYADYLRELDVDIAGLTEQTERATSSPAYAESLLSDNGVTPVLLERELTNLKNARDALYERMVDRRGVGLRLVHEGIDIPFHIGDESTATLTLLRLLPTMLDALDSGKVLAVDDIGGQLPAEETDRLIQLFQNPETNARGAQLIFTTNNRTLIDRGNGRSHRTRSSVWQLRRTEHGTSELTPR from the coding sequence ATGCTGCGCAGTTTTCAGGTGACCAATCACAAATCGCTCGCCGACCGGCAGGAGTTGCGGTTGAGTCGCGGGTCCGGGCCGGTCGCGGTGCCAGTGACGGCGGTGCACGGCGCGGCCGGCGCCGGCAAAACCAGCCTGATCGACGCGCTGGGACAGATGCGCGACGCGGTGCTGCATTCGGTGACCGGCTGGGATCCGTATGCGGGGCCGGTGCGTTCGCCGCATCTCGGGCACGCCGACCGGCCCACCGAGTTCGTCGCCGCGTTCGTGGCCGAGGGTTGCCCGTACACCTACGGTTTCGAACTCGACAATGCCGACGTCGTCGCGGAATGGCTGTACGCGCACCCGCGTTCGCGCAAGCGCATCGTGTTCGAACGCGCCGGTGAGCAGATCAAGATCGGACCCATGTTCGAGGCGGCCCGCTACGGCATCACCGCCCTGGCGCCGCTGGTGCGACCGAATTCGCTGCTGCTGAGCCTGGCCGGGCAGATGTATGCCGAGGCGCTTGTGCCGGCCTACCGTTGGTTCGAATCGATGCTCGAGGTGCAGCGCGGACCCGCCGAACCGGAACGGGTCGAGCACCTGGTCGGCAGCCACATCTCCCGGTCGGCCGAGAACGCCGCCCGGCTGCTGACCCTGCTGCGCACCGCCGACCTCGGCATCACCGATCTGCTGATCGCCGAGAACGATCCGCTCTACGCCGACTACCTGCGCGAACTCGACGTCGACATCGCCGGTCTCACCGAACAGACCGAACGCGCGACGTCCTCACCGGCGTATGCCGAATCGCTGCTCAGCGATAACGGCGTCACCCCGGTGCTGCTCGAACGCGAACTGACCAACCTGAAGAACGCCCGCGACGCCCTCTACGAACGGATGGTGGACCGGCGCGGCGTGGGCTTGCGGCTGGTGCACGAAGGCATCGATATCCCATTCCACATCGGCGACGAATCCACCGCCACCCTCACCCTGCTGCGGCTGCTGCCGACCATGCTCGACGCGCTCGACTCGGGCAAGGTGCTGGCGGTCGACGATATCGGTGGCCAACTACCCGCCGAGGAGACCGACCGGCTCATCCAGCTGTTCCAGAACCCGGAAACCAATGCCCGTGGCGCCCAATTGATCTTCACCACCAACAACCGCACCCTGATCGACCGCGGCAACGGCCGCTCGCACCGCACCCGCTCCTCGGTCTGGCAGTTGCGCCGCACCGAACACGGCACCAGCGAACTCACCCCGCGCTGA
- a CDS encoding FAD-dependent oxidoreductase, with the protein MSARVPVTPIAAADIAAYDHETDVLVVGYGCAGAAAALDADAAGAEVILLERQSGGGGSSALSGGEMYLGGGTPIQRACGFDDTAEDMEKFLLAALGPDADQEKVGLYCRDSVAHYEWLTGHGVPFKPSLWDSPTWVPPTDDGLMWMGENAYPFNTIATPAPRGHRVTSDGFGGKVLMAVLSEAVGRTGIRVHTDTAALRLIVDGNRVVGVAARHFGDTVTYRARRGVVLTTGGFADNAEMVAQHAPQLVGLGVNSDGGDDGRGIVIAQAAGAAVKHMSAGQVGISLVPGMMVRGMIVNEVGQRFINEDVYPGLVGQAALFKHNLRVWVILDEQAYEEVPEDERWGVRPHFVAESLAELEQEIGMPEGALHTTVGEYNRHAEHGADPYFHKSARWLRPLRSPFAAIDVRRGMAPPEYGDGGTAGGGAEVFTIGGLHTSVDGHVLDLDGAPIPGLFAAGRATSGLHSWGYISGTSLGDGTFFGRRAGRAAARR; encoded by the coding sequence ATGAGCGCCCGCGTCCCCGTCACCCCGATCGCCGCCGCCGACATCGCGGCCTACGACCACGAAACCGATGTGCTGGTGGTCGGTTACGGCTGCGCGGGAGCCGCCGCGGCCCTCGACGCCGACGCGGCGGGGGCCGAGGTGATTCTGCTGGAACGGCAGAGCGGTGGCGGCGGCTCTTCGGCGCTGTCGGGCGGGGAGATGTATCTCGGCGGCGGCACCCCCATCCAGCGGGCCTGCGGGTTCGACGACACCGCCGAGGATATGGAGAAGTTCCTGCTCGCCGCCCTCGGACCGGACGCCGACCAGGAGAAGGTCGGTCTCTACTGCCGCGACAGTGTCGCGCATTACGAGTGGCTGACCGGGCACGGCGTGCCATTCAAGCCCTCCCTGTGGGATTCGCCGACCTGGGTGCCGCCCACCGACGACGGTCTGATGTGGATGGGGGAGAACGCCTATCCGTTCAACACGATCGCCACGCCCGCCCCGCGCGGGCATCGCGTCACCTCGGACGGTTTCGGCGGCAAGGTACTCATGGCGGTGCTGAGTGAGGCCGTGGGGCGCACCGGCATCCGGGTGCACACCGACACCGCCGCGCTGCGGCTGATCGTCGACGGCAATCGCGTGGTCGGTGTCGCCGCACGGCATTTCGGCGACACCGTGACCTACCGGGCGCGCCGCGGCGTCGTCCTCACCACCGGCGGGTTCGCCGACAATGCCGAGATGGTCGCCCAGCATGCGCCGCAGCTGGTGGGGCTCGGCGTCAACAGTGACGGCGGCGACGACGGCCGCGGCATCGTCATCGCGCAGGCCGCCGGCGCGGCGGTCAAACACATGTCCGCCGGTCAGGTCGGTATTTCGCTGGTGCCGGGGATGATGGTGCGCGGCATGATCGTCAACGAGGTGGGGCAGCGGTTCATCAACGAGGACGTCTACCCCGGCCTGGTCGGGCAGGCGGCGTTGTTCAAGCACAACCTGCGGGTGTGGGTGATCCTCGACGAACAGGCCTACGAGGAAGTGCCCGAGGACGAACGCTGGGGTGTGCGACCACATTTCGTCGCCGAATCCCTCGCCGAACTCGAACAGGAGATCGGCATGCCCGAAGGCGCCCTGCACACAACCGTCGGCGAATACAACCGGCACGCCGAACACGGCGCCGACCCCTATTTCCACAAGTCGGCGCGCTGGCTGCGGCCGCTGCGCTCGCCGTTCGCCGCGATCGACGTGCGCCGCGGCATGGCCCCGCCCGAGTACGGCGACGGCGGGACGGCGGGCGGCGGCGCCGAGGTCTTCACCATCGGCGGCCTGCACACCAGCGTCGACGGACACGTCCTCGACCTCGACGGCGCACCGATTCCGGGTCTGTTCGCGGCCGGTCGCGCCACTTCGGGCCTGCACTCCTGGGGCTACATCAGCGGCACCTCCCTCGGCGACGGCACCTTCTTCGGCCGCCGCGCGGGCCGGGCCGCCGCGCGCCGATAG
- a CDS encoding PadR family transcriptional regulator, whose translation MNETRLFVLAALAKRGPMHGHQLRRDARLDRADLWSRVKPGSLYSALHRMAGEGLIRPLRTEQQGALPARTVYEVTDEGLRELRALRDEAFTEIDIRPDPVDLALAVSADLDRELLRGYLDDRIAALKARASHIDHLLDRRWPDQSAADDLIAEHARMRIRSEIEWHEKVLADLDKLDQPN comes from the coding sequence GTGAACGAGACTCGGCTGTTCGTCCTGGCCGCCCTGGCCAAGCGTGGTCCCATGCACGGCCATCAGCTGCGCCGCGATGCCCGGCTCGACCGCGCCGACCTGTGGTCGCGGGTCAAACCCGGCTCGCTCTACAGCGCGTTGCACCGGATGGCGGGCGAGGGTCTGATCCGGCCGCTGCGCACCGAACAGCAGGGCGCGCTGCCGGCCCGCACCGTCTACGAGGTCACCGACGAGGGCCTGCGGGAGTTGCGCGCGCTGCGCGATGAGGCCTTCACCGAGATCGATATCCGGCCCGACCCCGTCGACCTCGCGCTCGCCGTCAGCGCCGACCTCGACCGGGAACTGCTGCGCGGCTATCTCGACGATCGCATTGCCGCGCTGAAGGCCCGCGCCTCGCATATCGACCACCTGCTCGACCGCCGCTGGCCGGATCAGAGCGCCGCCGACGACCTCATCGCCGAGCATGCCCGCATGCGCATCCGCAGCGAAATCGAGTGGCACGAAAAGGTTCTGGCCGATTTGGACAAGCTCGACCAGCCGAACTGA
- a CDS encoding peptide deformylase → MTVRPILIAGDPRLTTPATPVTVFDDELRAFIDDLFETNTAANGAGLAANQVGDPRAVFVYDLVDEGVHHRGHVINPVLETSALPETMPDPDDDLEGCLSVPGEWFPTGRAAHATVTGVDLAGNPITVEATTAYLARCLQHETDHLKGHLYLDRLIGRNQRAARRMIKANKWTEPGRSWLPSEQTR, encoded by the coding sequence ATGACTGTGCGACCCATTCTCATCGCGGGCGATCCCCGGCTGACCACGCCCGCCACCCCGGTCACCGTGTTCGACGACGAACTCCGCGCGTTCATCGACGACCTGTTCGAGACCAATACCGCGGCCAACGGTGCCGGTCTCGCGGCGAACCAGGTCGGCGATCCGCGGGCGGTCTTCGTCTACGACCTGGTCGACGAGGGCGTGCATCATCGTGGCCACGTGATCAACCCGGTCCTGGAAACCTCCGCCTTGCCCGAGACCATGCCCGACCCCGACGACGACCTCGAAGGCTGCCTGTCGGTCCCCGGCGAATGGTTCCCCACCGGCCGCGCCGCCCACGCCACGGTCACCGGCGTCGATCTCGCGGGCAACCCGATCACCGTCGAAGCCACCACCGCCTACCTGGCCCGTTGCCTCCAGCACGAGACCGATCACCTGAAAGGCCACCTGTACCTCGACCGCCTGATCGGCCGCAACCAGCGCGCCGCCCGCCGAATGATCAAGGCCAACAAGTGGACCGAGCCCGGACGCTCCTGGCTGCCCTCCGAGCAGACCCGCTGA